Genomic DNA from Streptomyces venezuelae:
ACCGCCGACGAGCAGGCCGAGTCCGCGGCGTCCGAACTCGGCGGCTTCCTCGACGTCATCAAGTACGTGATGCTCGGCTTCGCCGGTGTCGCCGTACTCGTCGGCATCTTCCTGATCGTCAACACGTTCTCCATGCTCATCGCGCAGCGCACCCGTGAGCTGGGGCTGCTCCGGGCGCTGGGTGCCGACCGCAGGCAGGTGCGGCGTTCCGTGCTCGTCGAGGCGCTGCTGCTCGGCCTCGTCGGTTCGACGCTCGGACTCGCCGCGGGCATTGGTCTCGCCCTCGGTCTGATCGAGCTCATGGGCGTGCTCGGGATGAACCTGAAGTCCACGGAGATGGTCATCGGGTGGGCGACGCCGGTCGCCTCGTACGTGGTCGGGGTGGGCGTCACGTTCGTCGCGGCGTTCCTCCCCGCCCGGCGCGCCGCGCACGTCTCGCCGATGGCCGCGCTCGCGGACGCCGAGATCGCCGGTGTCGGGCGGCCGTTGAAGGTGCGGGCGGTCGCCGGCGCGGTCGTCGGGGCGGCCGGTGCGGCGGCTCTAACGGGCTGCGCCACCGCGGAGAAGACGTCTTCCGCGGCCTCGCTCCTCGGCCTCGGCATCGTCCTGACCCTGATCGCCACGGTCATCGCGGGGCCCCTCCTGGTGCGGCCGGTGATCCGCATCCTCGGTGGCGTCTTCCCCGCGGTCTTCGGCTCCGTCGGCCGGATGAGCCAGCGCAACGCGCTGCGCAACCCGCGCCGCACGGGCGCCACGGCGGCCGCGCTGATGGTGGGGCTCGCGCTGGTCGGCGGCCTCTCGGTGGCCAGCGCGTCGATGACGAAGTCGTTCGACCGGCAGATCGACCGGACGCTGGGTGCGGACTTCGTCGTGCAGAACAGCAACTTCATGCCGTTCTCCCCGGAGATCACCGGGAAGGTCGAGGAGACCGAGGGAGCGGGTCTCGTCGTGCGCCAGCGCTTCACCCCCATCGAACTGGCGCTGCCCGACGGCAGGCACGTCGAGTCGACGGCCGCGGGCTACGATCCGCGTCTCGACGACGTCGCCAAGGTGACGTACGCGCAGGGTGGTTCACGGGACGCGCTCGCCGCGGGACGGATCGGCATGGACGTGGACTTCGCGAAGAAGCACAAGGTGCGGGTCGGCGACAGTCTGCCCGCGACGTTCCCCGGCGGGCGCGAGACGAAGCTGACCGTGGGCGCGCTCACCGACCAGGACTCGCCCGAGGGCTTCGGCGTCGAAGGCGGGCTGTTCCTCGGGTTCGACACGGTCGAGAAGTACGTGCCGGGCGGTCAGGACTCCGCGCTGTACGTCAACGCGGCACCGGGCACGGACGCCGACACCCTGCGCGAGCGCCTGGACAGGACGCTGGACCCGTATCCGCAGGTGCAGGTGCGCGACCAGGCCGACTACAAGGAGCTGATCCGGCAGCAGATCGCCGTGATGCTGTACCTCGTCTACGCCCTCCTCGGCCTCGCGATCGTCATAGCGGTCCTCGGTGTCGTCAACACCCTCGCCCTGTCGGTCGTGGAACGCACCCGGGAGATCGGGCTGCTCCGCGCCATCGGCCTCGGCCGCCGTCAGCTGCGCCGCATGATCCGCCTGGAGTCGGTGGTGATCGCGGTGTTCGGG
This window encodes:
- a CDS encoding ABC transporter permease codes for the protein MLKATLRSFLAHKGRLALSALAVILSVAFVAGSLIFSDTVTRTFDRLFASTSADVTVAPGEDLDEAVPSGQTPTLPASLKERVAGVSGVADAHIDVSVDNITIVDRDNESVGSTTGAPTVATNWYPTDRSPVELTSGRAPRGAGQAMIDADTADKKDVEIGDTLTVLARPGSFEVEVVGIATFTTTNPGAALVFLDTASAQRELLGSAKAATSISVTADAGVSDTVLKRRVGAELGSGYDLETADEQAESAASELGGFLDVIKYVMLGFAGVAVLVGIFLIVNTFSMLIAQRTRELGLLRALGADRRQVRRSVLVEALLLGLVGSTLGLAAGIGLALGLIELMGVLGMNLKSTEMVIGWATPVASYVVGVGVTFVAAFLPARRAAHVSPMAALADAEIAGVGRPLKVRAVAGAVVGAAGAAALTGCATAEKTSSAASLLGLGIVLTLIATVIAGPLLVRPVIRILGGVFPAVFGSVGRMSQRNALRNPRRTGATAAALMVGLALVGGLSVASASMTKSFDRQIDRTLGADFVVQNSNFMPFSPEITGKVEETEGAGLVVRQRFTPIELALPDGRHVESTAAGYDPRLDDVAKVTYAQGGSRDALAAGRIGMDVDFAKKHKVRVGDSLPATFPGGRETKLTVGALTDQDSPEGFGVEGGLFLGFDTVEKYVPGGQDSALYVNAAPGTDADTLRERLDRTLDPYPQVQVRDQADYKELIRQQIAVMLYLVYALLGLAIVIAVLGVVNTLALSVVERTREIGLLRAIGLGRRQLRRMIRLESVVIAVFGALLGLALGMVWGVAVQQVLALQGMKELAFPWTTIVAVVIGSVVVGLAAALLPALRASRMNVLAAIAHE